The Streptomyces vinaceus genome contains the following window.
TGTTCTTCCCGCCGGCCGCGTTGCCGCGGGCCCGGGCCTGCTCGCGGGCGGCCGCCAGCGCCTGCCGGGCGAGGTCCACGCCCGAGGGCTCGGGGACCTTGCGGGGGCCGGTCGTACCGGGTTCCTTCTCTTCGCCGCTCACAGCCGGGTCACCTCACCGCCGGACACCCCGAAACGGGCCCCGGCCAAGGCCCCCGGGACGTCGTCGTCCACCGCCGCCGTCACCAGTACCTGCTCGCCCGGGGCCACCAGCTCCGCCAGCCGCTCGCGGCGCCGCGCGTCCAGCTCGGCGAAGACGTCGTCGAGGATCAGCACCGGCTCGGCGCCCTCCGAGCGCAGCAGCTCGTACGAGGCCAGTCGCAGGGCCAGCGCGTACGACCAGGACTCGCCGTGGCTCGCGTACCCCTTGGCCGGGAGGTCGCCCAGGCGCAGCAGCACGTCGTCGCGGTGCGGGCCGACCAGGGTCACGCCGCGCTCGATCTCCTGCTTGCGCACCTCGGCCAGGGCCGCCAGCAGCACCTCGTACAGGGCCTCGCGGGTACGGGCCCCGCCCCCGTCCACGGCCTCGTCGGCCTCGCCGGCCGCCGAGGACTTGTACGCGAGCCCGAGCGGTCCGCCGCCGGGCGCGAGCTGCTCGTACGCCTTGTCCGCGAGCGGCAGCAGCGTCGCGATGAGGTCGAGACGCTGCGCCAGCAGTTCCGCGCCCGCGCGCGCGAGGTGCTGGTCCCAGACGTCGAGGGTGGAGAGGTCCATGGAGCGGCCGCCGTGCCGGCGGGCCAT
Protein-coding sequences here:
- the recF gene encoding DNA replication/repair protein RecF (All proteins in this family for which functions are known are DNA-binding proteins that assist the filamentation of RecA onto DNA for the initiation of recombination or recombinational repair.) translates to MHVSHLSLADFRSYARAEVPLDPGVTAFVGPNGQGKTNLVEAIGYLATLGSHRVSSDAPLVRMGADRAVIRAAVTHGARQQLVELELNPGRANRARINRSSQVRPRDVLGIVRTVLFAPEDLALVKGDPGERRRFLDELVTARSPRMAGVRSDYERVLKQRNTLLKSAAMARRHGGRSMDLSTLDVWDQHLARAGAELLAQRLDLIATLLPLADKAYEQLAPGGGPLGLAYKSSAAGEADEAVDGGGARTREALYEVLLAALAEVRKQEIERGVTLVGPHRDDVLLRLGDLPAKGYASHGESWSYALALRLASYELLRSEGAEPVLILDDVFAELDARRRERLAELVAPGEQVLVTAAVDDDVPGALAGARFGVSGGEVTRL